DNA from Asticcacaulis excentricus:
CGAAAAGGCACATCCGGACGTATTCAATGTCCTGCTTCAGGTGCTGGACGACGGACGGCTGACGGACGGGCAGGGGCGTGTGGTCGATTTCCGCAACACCCTGATCGTCATGACCTCCAATCTGGGGTCGCAGTATCTCGTGAATATGACTGATGACGCGGATATCGAGCAGGTCCGCCCGCTTGTCATGGATGAGGTCAAACGCCACTTCCGGCCGGAATTCCTCAACCGCATCGACGAAACTATCCTCTTCCACCGACTCGGCCGGGCGCAGATGGGCAATATCGTGCGTATCCAGCTCAAGGGTCTGGAAAAGCTGCTGAAGGATCGTCAGATGACCCTCGCCATTGACGACGCAGCGCTCAACCATCTCGCCGAACTGGGCTACGAACCGGCCTATGGCGCTAGGCCTTTGAAGCGGGTGATCCAGAAGCAACTGGTCGATGCCATCGCCAAACGCATCCTTGTGGGTGAGTTCGCCGATGGCGACGTGATCAGCGTCAGCTTTGATGGCGATCATCTGGTGATCGGCAAACCGACGGTGAACTGAGCAGGGGCTCGCCCCTGCACCCGTTATTTGGAGCAGAAGGTCCCGCCGCGGTTCACGCGGTGGGGTCTTTACCACCCCAATTCCGCCTCGCCTCTCAGTATCGCTTCGACCTCTGGTGTGTGTTTGCGCTCGCCTTCGTCGTGCAGGATCAGCGGCGGCAGGAGGCGCAACGGGGCCTTGCCCAGCCGTTTGGCGCGCACCAGTACGCGCTTGGCCGCCTTATCGGCAAAGGGCTGGATCGGGCGGATGACGAACGACCCGCACTTGGGCAGGCCGCTTAAGATATCCCCCAGCCGGTCGGCGCGGTGGATGAACACAATCTCCCCGCCATCGACCACGGCGGCCTGCGCGAAGTCGAGCCACGCCTGAAGCCCGTCATCGGCGATCCACGCCGGGCGCTTTAACTCATGCGGGGCGCGCAGCGTTTCCGGGTCGTCGAAATAGGGCGGATTACTCAGGACAAGGTCAAATCGCGGCAGGTCGAAAGCGCGATACCCGGCACCAATATCGCCGTGAATCGCACGATGGTCACCGCCCGCTTGCACCAGATTGACCTCCGTCAGGGCAAAAGTCGCCGTGTCACGCTCGATACCCACGGCGCGCACCTGAGGGCAGCGCGCCGCCAGCGACAAAATGACGCCCCCCACACCGCAGCCTAACTCTAAAGCGCTTACGGCTACTTCGCTGCGCTCAGGCCCCAGATTTTTAAACTCTGAGAGCGGCGGAGGGTCGCCGGGGCCCGCTTGGGCCCTGTTGGAGGGCTGGGCTACGGAGGATGAGCGAGGCTTCTTTTCGTGAATGATACCCGCCGCGCCCGCCGCCAGCAGGGCGCCGTCCATACCGATTCGATAGCCCTTCGCCGGTTGCCACAGCCGCACCCGCCCCCCCAATAGGGTGGTGGGCATCGCATCGGCAGGGAGGGGTAAGGCGGTCTCTGGCAAGGGGTGTGTATCCGGGACTGTAGCAATTTTATCGGGATATAGCACAAACTCGCCGCGCGGGGCATGGACTAAGCCGTAAAGGAAGTTTAAGGGGTTTAACACTTTCCAAGTGTGCCGGAGTAGTGGGTTTTGGATACGGCCAATATCGAGAAAACGCACACATCCGCCCCCGCTGAGACGGCGGGTAAGGCGGATGTCGAGGCGCTGGTGCGTCTGTGCGCCGACGACATGGCGGCGGTCAACGCCATCATCACCGAGCGTATGCAAAGTGATGTCGCGGTGATTCCGGCCCTGGCCGAACACCTGATCAGCGCCGGCGGCAAACGTTTGCGTCCCTTGTTGTGCGTGGCGGCGGCGCGTCTGGCCGGGACGACGAATGTTCACCATCAGAAGCTGTCGGCGGCCGTCGAATTCATCCACACAGCGACCCTGCTGCACGACGACGTGGTCGATTCCAGCCAGTTGCGCCGGGGCAAGGTGGCGGCGCATCTGATTTGGGGCGCGCCGTCTTCGGTGCTGGTCGGGGATTTTCTGTTTGCGCGGGCGTTTGAGCTGATGGTCGAAACCGACTCGCTTCAGGCGCTGGGCATCCTGTCCAAGGCATCGGGGGTCATCGCCGAAGGCGAGGTCCTGCAACTGATGAAGGCCTATGACGTCAATCTGACCGAAGAGACCTATATCGACATCATCTCGGCCAAGACCGCAGCTCTGTTTGCCGCAGCGTCGGAAAGCGGTGCCGTGGCGGCGGGGGCGTCCCCGGCCCGTCAGCAGGCCTTGCGTGACTATGGTCTGAACCTCGGTCTGGCCTTTCAGATTCAGGACGATGCGCTCGACTACGGCGGCACGGCCCAGAGCCTTGGCAAGAATGCCGGTGACGACTTCGCCGAAGGTAAGGCGACCTTGCCATTGATTTTGGCCGTCAAGGCGACGCCGCAAGCGGCTGATTTCTGGCACCGCACGGTCTCGATGCGCGAGCAGACTGACGGCGATCTGGCGCAGGCTCAGGCCCTGATCGTCGAATCGGGGGCGATGGCCAAGACGATCGAGACGGCTCGCCATTATGCGCAAAAGGCCAAGGATGCGTTGAAAGGCTTTGAAGTCTCGGACTGGCGCACAGCACTGGAAGCGCTGGCCGATTACAGCGTCGAACGCACGAAGTAAGCACACACATTACACCTCCCTACCCATGTAGAGGAGGTGTAAGGAGAGCTACAACCCTTCCATATCCGGTGTCTTCCAGCCCAGATGCTGGCCCGAATCGACGCAGATCATCTGACCGGTCACAGAAGGGGCTTCGGCCAGAAACACCACGGTCTCGGCGATCTCTTCGGGCGTGACCCGCTTTTGCAGCAGGGTCGAGGCGGCCTCGGCCTCGAAATCGGCCTCGGTCTGGTGAATGGAGGGCAGGGTGGGGCCCGGCCCGACGGCATTGACGCGGATACGCGGGGCCAGTCCCTGCGCCAGAGTGCGCGTGGCGTGCCACAGCCCGGCCTTTGACAAACCGTAGGAGAAGAAGGGCGGGGAGGGTTTCAGCACCCGCTGGTCGATCAGATTGACGATAGCCGCCCCATCAGGCAGAGCGCCTTGCGCCGCAAACCCCTGCGCCAACAGGACGGGGGCCAGCAGATTGGTGTTCATGTGGGCGTGCCAGCGGTCCACCGTCAGCGTCCCGGCGCGGTCATCGAAAAAGACAGACGCATTGTTGATCAGCAGGCTGAGAGGGCCCAGAGCGGCCACGGCCGCGGGGATGAGCGCCTTGACGCTGTCGGCGTCCGACAGGTCGGCCTGAAGCGCTTCGGCCCGCACACCTGAGGCGCGCAGTTGCTCGACCAAACCCTGCGCATCGGCAGCGGAAGTGCCGTAATGGACGCCGATATCGTAGCCCCGTTTTGCCAGCGCGAAGGCTACGGCCCTGCCGATGCGTTTGGCCGCACCGGTGACCAGAGCGATTTTGGGAGCCGGTTTAGTCAATACGGCCAAAGTCGATATAGTTGACGATGAAATAGAAGGCGATGAAGCCCGCAAAAATGCCGATGGCCAGCATGTGAGATCTCCCGGTCAGTCCTGTTTTTATCTGATTAAGCGCCTCTTACGGCGAACTCAAGCCTTGTTGCGCGGCGCAGCGAGAAAAACCCGGCGCAAGGCTTGCGCACAGCGTTATTTATCTTATTTTTATGAACATGGAAGACTGGAAGCGCCTCGTCGAGCCGTACACCCGGCCGTTGTTCTTTGCTCATTCGCGCATGACGCGGGGCAAGACTCTGGGTGTGCGCGGCCTTGTGGTCGAGGATGAGCGTCGCGTTCTGCTGATCGAGCACACCTATCTCGAAGGTTGGTGGCTGCCCGGTGGCGGCGTCGATGCCTTTGAGGCGGCGGGCGACGCCGTGGTGCGCGAACTGCGCGAAGAGGCGGGGATTATTGCTCGGGAAACACCGCGCCTTCTGTCGATCCATTCCAATGAACGCTTCTTCCCCGGCGATCACGTGCTGCTCTATCGCATTGACCGCTTCGAGCGCGGCGAGCTGACCTCGCAAGGGGAAATCAAGAATGTCGATTTCTTCGATATTGATGCCCTGCCGGACAATATCAACGGCGGCTCTTTGCGGCGGATACAGGAAGCTCTGCAAGGTCTGCCGCCGGACCCGCTGTGGTAGGAGAAGGTTCAGCCGGCAGGTCACCGGCGACGGCGTGCAGCTCCGGTTTGCGGGCCGTCCAGCGGCTGATCAGGCGGCGCAGCCCGTCGCGTGAAGGCTTCTCAAAGCCGTAATGGGCCAGTGCGGACAGCACGACCGTGATGGCAATCGCTGCCATCAGCCAGTGGACGCGCTCCCCCGGCAGGCTCAGGTCAAATTTTGGCAGGGTGCGGAAGGTGCCAAACAGCACAACATCGTGGATCAGATAGATGGCATAGGACCACACGCCGATCAGATAGACCGGTCGCCACGACAACATTCTGGCCACCGGGCCTTCGTCGTCGGACAGGGCCATGATCAGGCCGGTAAACAGACCGACCAGAATGAGGTCCGACGGCCGCCACGCGATCAGCAGGAGCGACGCCACCAGAAACAGAACCGCCGCGCGTGCCGGCACTAAAGCGCGGAAACGATAGGCCACCATACCGATGAAGAAGCTCAACAGGCAGCGCAGCAGGGTGCCGCTGGCGTAGGAGGCGGCGATGTCCAGCGGGCCTGAGCGGCGAATCGTCTGCCCGAACCACAGAGGGCCATAGGCGACAAAGGCCAGCAGACCAGCGGCCAGCCCGGTCCACAGAAGTGCGCGTTGCCACGAACCTTTTAAGGCTGCAATCACCAGCAGCGGAAAAACCAGATAGGCCGCCCATTCGGTCGAAATCGACCACGACGGGCGGACAATGGAATTGGCCAGCCCCCAGGCCTGAGTCATGGTCAGATTGGGGAGAAGGCCGTGCCAGACGTCTTCGGCATAGTAGCGTGTGCCCAGAACGGTCGGGATCAGGGCGGCGGTGATCAGCGTCATCAGGGCAAACAGCGGCCAGACGCGCGCCACGCGCATCAGGATGAACTTGCGGAAGTTCGGCCACTGAAAACCTGTGTCGAACAGCTTGCCATAGGTCATGGCCATGACGAAGCCGGACAGGACGAAGAACAGATCGACCGAAATATAGCCATGCCGCACATAGTGCTGCCACGGATCGGGAAAGCGAAAATAGCCGGTGGCGTGATAAAGCACAACGAACAGGGCCGCGACGCCGCGCAAGCCCGTGAGGGCGCGGATTTCGGACGATCGGGCGGCGGGTGTGGCGGTCATGCGATCACGATTTTGTGTGCGGTGTCCCTCCATGACGCCATGCCCCGACGAAGGCAAGTCAATTCCTGTGGCGCACCTTTGCAATTGTGTCATTTAAGCGGGGAAGGTAGGTGCGGATGTTCTTGCCCCGTTCCGGCCCTTCGCCTATATCGGGAGCATGTCCGACCTGCCGACCGACGCCTTATCCGAAACCCTCCCGACCGATGCGCCCCTGACGGGGGCGGCTCTGATCCTGCGTGAAGCGCGGCTGGCGGAAGACAAGCCCGGCGTCTATCGCATGATCGGCGAAAACGACGAGGTGCTCTATGTGGGCAAGGCCAAGTCGTTGAAAAAGCGCATCCTTCAGTACGCGCAGGGGCGCGTCCATGCCCAGCGTATCGCGCGCATGGTCTATCTGACGCGATCCATGGTCATTGTGCGCACCCAGACCGAGGGCGAGGCCCTGCTGCTGGAGGCGCGCCTGATCAAGGCGCTGAAGCCGCGCTACAATGTGCTGCTGCGCGACGATAAGTCCTTTGCGGAGATTCTGGTGCGCAAGGATCACGCGGCAGCTCAGATCACCAAGCACCGTGGAGCCCACGCCATTCAGGGCGAATATTTCGGTCCCTTCGCCTCGACCCAGGCGGTGAACCGTACCCTCGATACGCTGCAACGCGCCTTCCTGCTGCGTACCTGCACCGACAGCGTCTATGCCTCGCGCACGCGGCCGTGCATGTTGCATCAGATTCGTCGCTGTTCGGCACCCTGCACTGGTGAGATCAGCCTTGAGGATTACGGCGCATTGGTGGGACAGGCCGAGGCCTTTTTGAAGGGGCGTTCGCGCGTCGTCATCGACGACCTGACCAAACGCATGATGAAGGCCTCCGACGATATGGACTTCGAGAAGGCGGCGCATCTGCGTGACCGCGTGCGAGCGCTCAACCACGTGTCCATGACGTCTTCCATCGGCATCGGTGAGGCCGAGGCGGACGTGTTTGCCGTGGTCAGCGAAGGCGGAGCGGCCTGCGTGCAGACCATCTTCTTCCGGGCGGGGCAGAACTGGGGCGACCGCGCCTACTTCCCGC
Protein-coding regions in this window:
- a CDS encoding tRNA1(Val) (adenine(37)-N6)-methyltransferase, producing the protein MPTTLLGGRVRLWQPAKGYRIGMDGALLAAGAAGIIHEKKPRSSSVAQPSNRAQAGPGDPPPLSEFKNLGPERSEVAVSALELGCGVGGVILSLAARCPQVRAVGIERDTATFALTEVNLVQAGGDHRAIHGDIGAGYRAFDLPRFDLVLSNPPYFDDPETLRAPHELKRPAWIADDGLQAWLDFAQAAVVDGGEIVFIHRADRLGDILSGLPKCGSFVIRPIQPFADKAAKRVLVRAKRLGKAPLRLLPPLILHDEGERKHTPEVEAILRGEAELGW
- a CDS encoding polyprenyl synthetase family protein; the protein is MDTANIEKTHTSAPAETAGKADVEALVRLCADDMAAVNAIITERMQSDVAVIPALAEHLISAGGKRLRPLLCVAAARLAGTTNVHHQKLSAAVEFIHTATLLHDDVVDSSQLRRGKVAAHLIWGAPSSVLVGDFLFARAFELMVETDSLQALGILSKASGVIAEGEVLQLMKAYDVNLTEETYIDIISAKTAALFAAASESGAVAAGASPARQQALRDYGLNLGLAFQIQDDALDYGGTAQSLGKNAGDDFAEGKATLPLILAVKATPQAADFWHRTVSMREQTDGDLAQAQALIVESGAMAKTIETARHYAQKAKDALKGFEVSDWRTALEALADYSVERTK
- a CDS encoding SDR family oxidoreductase gives rise to the protein MTKPAPKIALVTGAAKRIGRAVAFALAKRGYDIGVHYGTSAADAQGLVEQLRASGVRAEALQADLSDADSVKALIPAAVAALGPLSLLINNASVFFDDRAGTLTVDRWHAHMNTNLLAPVLLAQGFAAQGALPDGAAIVNLIDQRVLKPSPPFFSYGLSKAGLWHATRTLAQGLAPRIRVNAVGPGPTLPSIHQTEADFEAEAASTLLQKRVTPEEIAETVVFLAEAPSVTGQMICVDSGQHLGWKTPDMEGL
- a CDS encoding NUDIX domain-containing protein, with product MEDWKRLVEPYTRPLFFAHSRMTRGKTLGVRGLVVEDERRVLLIEHTYLEGWWLPGGGVDAFEAAGDAVVRELREEAGIIARETPRLLSIHSNERFFPGDHVLLYRIDRFERGELTSQGEIKNVDFFDIDALPDNINGGSLRRIQEALQGLPPDPLW
- a CDS encoding acyltransferase family protein codes for the protein MTATPAARSSEIRALTGLRGVAALFVVLYHATGYFRFPDPWQHYVRHGYISVDLFFVLSGFVMAMTYGKLFDTGFQWPNFRKFILMRVARVWPLFALMTLITAALIPTVLGTRYYAEDVWHGLLPNLTMTQAWGLANSIVRPSWSISTEWAAYLVFPLLVIAALKGSWQRALLWTGLAAGLLAFVAYGPLWFGQTIRRSGPLDIAASYASGTLLRCLLSFFIGMVAYRFRALVPARAAVLFLVASLLLIAWRPSDLILVGLFTGLIMALSDDEGPVARMLSWRPVYLIGVWSYAIYLIHDVVLFGTFRTLPKFDLSLPGERVHWLMAAIAITVVLSALAHYGFEKPSRDGLRRLISRWTARKPELHAVAGDLPAEPSPTTAGPAADLAELPVSAAKSRR